ACACGAAGACCCTAGTGATTCAGAGGGGAAAAGTAAATGTGAATATTCTTGGACAGGGTGTGTAACACAAACGTacgttgttatttttttatcacCTTTCTCACCAAAACGTTTTGAATTGTTGAACACCTTTGTTTTAACTTTTAGCTCCAGCAACACTGCAGGATTTTCTGGTTTTGCAAGAGTTAAGACTGGAGTTTTTATTATGCTAATTAGCGGACTTCTGGGCGATACAAAATGTTAAATGCACAGCTTACACGTACTACCCAGCCCTCGCAGCATCAGTGTGCATCATCAACGGCTCTCATCAGTCGGCGTACGCGATTAGGTGTATTACCTGCAGCGTTAAGCCGAAATACCTGTCAACACAAACTGTTCTGAAGGGGATCGATTCACCTTAAGAACACTGAGCACTATACTGTCAGATGATGGGTGCCATTGTCCTGGTAAGCTTTGACACGCCATACGATAGATTATGCTATATAAGATATAACCCTTAATAGCACATAGCAGTCCACAAACGCTGGTTCTAAAAATTTTATTGGGACCCGAGCCAACAcgataaataaaaataaggatgaaaatggctattTGCATCGTTAAAAAGCCCCTTACGTATCCACCGCACAATTTAATTTCCTACACATTATTTACTGTCTTACATTCAAATAAGCGCCGTCAGaacatttattttccatttggagCGCTTCTTCTGAGGGAAACGTGTGGGCTTCAATAACGAACGCACAACCTAGATCTGAGaacagcattttttttgttacagGAAACCAAACCACTATTTGGGTAGAGTAAAAAAATATCCCCAAAATTCTGTCCCTGATCATCCTTAGAACGCATTTATTTGGGGGTGGTTTTGTCATGCTAAAGACCGACGTTAAGGAATAAGAAATAATGCGGGAAAGGAAAATGTATTTTGTCCCTAACTGAAAGTAATGGGTGTTCCTTTAAAATGGCCTCTGTTTCCAGTGCAAGCCACTACGGGTTACTATAGTCAACTAGCGGTTATACTCGGGCAAGCCCGACTGCTACACGATCGCGCCGGAAACGGGGGCCACAGGCGCCCCGGTGACAGCGCTCCGACGGCCATCGCTggccgccacccccccctcctcctcctcttcccccATCCCCAGCCCCGCCGCAGAGGTTCGCAGGCCCAGACTGCGAGACGGACGGACACCCCCGCAGTTTCCGTGACATGCCCGATCCGAGTGCGGCTGACGTAGCCAATCAGGCTGGGGCGTGACGTCGCGAGACGGCGGCGGTGTCTCTGGCTGCGTTTTGTTGACTGTCGGGCAGAGAGCGAAGGGGACGTGCAGAGAGCGGAATGGCAGCAACGTCCGAGAAGGCAAGTCTctcctttttttaaatatatattaaaatggtTGAAACGTATTATGGACCGTTTTGGTTTTACAGTTATGGCTGATAATCCGCCCTggattactaaagtgttttcTCCCCCTTTTCTTTTAAATTTTTAATATCGGGCGACGGGGCTTCTTGGCAGCACGTTTACCTTGGTACCAGCCGCGGTGCCGGTCGCTCGCCAGTTAGCCAGCTGGCTACTGTTAGCTAGCGTGTTTAAAGGGCGCTCCGGGCGCCGCGGCGGTGAGCTGTGTCTAGCCGCACGTCTCGCAGTCttccgataaaaaaaaaaccgggTGAGCCTGGCGTAGGGGAACACCGGCGGGGCTCCCTGACGTCTGCTCGGCTGAGCGACAGGCGGGCGGGAGGTCCCCGTGTAGGTCTGGCTTAGCCTAGCCAGGGCGCTTCGCCTCGGCGGCGAACGTGCGACGGCAGAGCCTCGGCCGAGGGGGCGCCGGGGGACGGGGAGGTGTGCGCGATGCCCTTGGTTTCTCTGAGTACGCGGTGGGGAGGTGGCGTGGGACGGTTGACACGGGCGAAATAGACAGACGCGGCTAAAACTGGCGTGGAAATCTATGTCGCCCGACCAACGCGGCACAGGGcgacgtaaaaaaaaaagaaagcgaAAAAGAGCACGCAGCCCGAAAAAGAAACGTCGCTCTGCGTCGGCGCTGTACTGGGGGACCGTGTCCGCGTCGAGCCGGGGAGCCCCCTTGATACCGCGCCGGCGCCTTATTCCAGCACCCGCTACGGTGAATTTAGCACTCATAAGGGCGGTGTTTGGCTCGCTTACTAAGCGAACcgtcttttattttttaacctTGAATTGCGGTCTGTTCAgaaaatgagaggaggaggaggaggagggaggggggtaaTCTGGCGACAGACCGAGGGAGGTCGATGCCGGTAGCTGGTCCCAGCCGAACCGTGCCGCAGCTCACATTGTGAAAGCTCCCTGGCCACATGAACTGTGTGTGACCTTGTTCATTACCCCACTTCCCCCAACCGCTTCTTTTTTGTTTGCGATCGGCGTATATTTCGTGTCATTTTGCCCCACGGATTCTCATAGAGACtggagatatatatatactatgtatatatacactaatgtgtgtgtgtgtgtgtgtgtgtgtgcgcgcgcgcgcgtgtgtattttatatatatatgtgtgtgtgtatatatataatatatatatgtgtgtgtgtgtgtgtgtgtgtgtgtgtgtgtgtgtgtgtatatataatatatagatgtgtgtgtgtgtgtatatataatatatagatgtgtgtgtgtgtgtgatatgatATATGGTGCCGTCTTCGTTTGTGGTATCGTGTAAATAAGTCAGTTATCAATGTGTTTACTGTCTGGTTGAAATTGCTTTCCACGTATACTCTGATTAGATTTTTGTCTGAAAAGTCAACGCTAGACTACCTTGTGGGTGCAACCTGTTCTGTTATACTGCCACCCACCCATTAATAAAACATGGTTGATTCACTTCTTGCACTCATGTGATCAAAGGGGTATGTTATGTGTCACCGCGCACTGTTACTTATTTGTTATtaaattgattaaaaaaaagttaCTTGATTTAATTATAGTTTTTTGTTGATGGATTGCCTTTCAGCTGTATTGTTATTAAGTAATTTATGTACAGCTTGTTTTGCTTGGTTCAAGAAGGACCAGAGTGTTTTGATAGAAACCGTTGAACTCCGCCTTTCACCATCGGGGACTGATCTAGACCACCtcccattttttaaatataaagtaTTTAAATTTTACCAACTGCTTGAATTGTGGTTCTTTGGTGTGTAGTTGCTCGTCTTATCTAAAAGATGCCGCATACCTGTTATACTCGTGGATGATGCTGTTCATAGTGTTGGTGTGAGTAAGTGAGGCGTTGAAACCTAAGCCCAGGATGAGAGTTGTCACGTTTGTGACATTCTCACATCTTGTCTTCTCAATCTGTTTGCCCTCCCCAGGAATCACGCTGtcaataggccacacccccATCCGTCGCAGTCATGCATGCATCCGGACATCTGAAGACGTGTGACGTTTAAAGGGACTTGTGGGAAAACGGAGCTCGGAAGCCTCTCAGCGGGACTTAAATACCGAAGGCGCGCGGAGCTAGGAATACAGCAATGGCGAGCACTCAGACTAGTCTGAAAACCGCTTTCAAAGACTTGACCTCATTCAAGGGCAGTATGAAAAGGTTGTACAGGGAGAGGCTAGAGGATGCACCCATTAAGAAGAGAGTGATGGCAGAGATTAATCTGAAGAGGAGAAGCCTGGAATCAACACCCAAGGTCAAGCGGGAGCACATAGAGGAGTGTCACGGTGACTCGGACGTGGCAGGCAATGGGGGAGGGAGGCGGCAGTTGCTTGTGGCTAGTGGAGCCAAGGCTCTGGACCTGAGCCCGGGACTCAAACACACGCTGGCCCAGTTCACGCTCAGCAGTCAGAGCTCGCTGGGTGGGCCCGCTGCCTTCTCTGCCCGTGGCACTCAGGAGCACGCCAGCTCCCCAGGGTCACTCTCGTCGCTGACCTCGCCGCCCGTGCTGGGGGGCGGCCCATTGCTGGTGCCATGCGACAGCTCCACGGAACTTACACACTCACTGCTGGAGGGCGAGTCCATCTCCTGTTTCGTGGTGGGGGGAGAAAAGCGCCTTTGCCTCCCCCAAGTGCTCAACTCGGTACTGCGCGACTTTTCGCTGCAGCAGATCAATGCAGTGTGCGACGAGCTCTATGTCTACTGCTCCCGCTGCAACGCCGAGCAGCTACACGTGCTTAAGGTGCTGGGGATTCTGCCGTTCAACGCACCATCCTGTGGCCTCATAACCCTGACTGACGCCCAGCGCCTCTGCAACGCCCTGCTGCGTCCCGGCCGCGCCCTCGCGGCAGAACCCACCCAGGGCCTCCTGAAAGAGGGCGGGACTAGCTTCCAGGTGGAGCACCAGTGCTTGGGCAAGGGCCAGGGCCTGTTCGTGCCCCAATTCTACACCCAGCCTGAGGCGCCATGCATCCAGTGTATAGAGTGCCAGCTGATGTTCTCCCCGGAGAAGTTTGTGCTGCACTCACACAAGTCGCCCGACAAGAGGACCTGCCACTGGGGATTCGACTCTGCAAAGTGGCCTTACTACCTGCAGCTGGCCCGAAAGTACCTGGGCACCGCGGAGGAGGCCTCCCTCAAGCAGTTGTTGGATGAGATGAAGGAGAGGTTCCACTACCCGCTGAAGACGGTGCTGGACAAGGTAAGATTAAACGTTCTCATCTCTATAGGTTAGTGAGAGTCTGCACCTCAGCGTCTAGCAGGGGGTGGACATCCAGACGGTTTTGTTTGTGACGTGGCTTTTTAAACTTGCGTCCTAGACC
This genomic interval from Brienomyrus brachyistius isolate T26 chromosome 21, BBRACH_0.4, whole genome shotgun sequence contains the following:
- the skila gene encoding ski-like protein — its product is MASTQTSLKTAFKDLTSFKGSMKRLYRERLEDAPIKKRVMAEINLKRRSLESTPKVKREHIEECHGDSDVAGNGGGRRQLLVASGAKALDLSPGLKHTLAQFTLSSQSSLGGPAAFSARGTQEHASSPGSLSSLTSPPVLGGGPLLVPCDSSTELTHSLLEGESISCFVVGGEKRLCLPQVLNSVLRDFSLQQINAVCDELYVYCSRCNAEQLHVLKVLGILPFNAPSCGLITLTDAQRLCNALLRPGRALAAEPTQGLLKEGGTSFQVEHQCLGKGQGLFVPQFYTQPEAPCIQCIECQLMFSPEKFVLHSHKSPDKRTCHWGFDSAKWPYYLQLARKYLGTAEEASLKQLLDEMKERFHYPLKTVLDKKAPEEDGQVRRATSDLCPPSGKLPHADPAGKIKTQPALVFNHLYPSIKEEPCHTPIVQPSYYLYTYDKVVAPNVSLAHPHPLRKEGELVADGVGALLKHHYGEARPPPGAEAPAPGSGEARKSHGAAEHEGRNGPQPVAPETPAPGKDGGVEDDKDRIVVEIIQMYTRQQEKLNSTLQKQRQLELELEALRGGEVARLRELSAERYELQSELEAAHSEHARRMGEARQEQRHLEQRLERLRQQPCACELSTQGQQEARYAAQLLELQQRLERAEADRQELQEALQREREAREALECVITQLRQQMAESAAPLKPADPPAKEVTPRQS